GGTTACGGATGAATGGAACCGTGTCATCGGCATCGTTGGCGTAAAGGATGTTGTCGGACTTGCCGATAATCAGGCGATTGAACGAGCAATTATCCGTAACCCGATTACGGCCACTTTAAAAACATCACTAGCCTCGGCTGCTCAGATTATGATGTGGGAGGGTATTGACTTCCTTCCCATCGTCGACCGCAACCGTAAGCTCGTTGCCACAGTTACACGGAAAGAAGTGCTTGAGGCGATGCGGAATGCCCGTAATCAGCCTCAGCTGGGGGAGACGTTTGATCAGCTGATCTGGAATGGAATGGCTGAAGATCGGGATGGGGAAGGAAATCTGTTCTTTAATGGGTTTATCACACCACAGATGGCGACAGAACTCGGGACGATTTCGCAAGGTGTCCTGACAACAGTTATGAGCCAAGCTGCCTTTAAAGCAGCCAAGGACATTAGCGGTAGTGATCACGTGCTCGATAATCTGTCCACTTATTTCATCCGCCCGATTCAGATTGAGGATCCGATTGTGGTGACGCCGCGACTTCTGGAGATGAGCCGGCGGACTTGCAAGATGGAAATCGAAATCAGTCACCAATCCAACCTGATCGCGAAATCGGTCATGACACTGCAGGCGATAGATCCAGGGTAACGGAACATGTTTCATGCAGGAACACATAACAAAGAGGGCTACTCATCCGGCGGAAGTATATCCGGCCGATGAATAGCCCTTTTTCATTTAAATTGAATGTTTGTATTCTAGCTGCGAGCCGATTTTTGACGGCTGTAATAGCTTTTACTTCTAATGCCAGCAAAAATATTAAAGGCGCCCATTACCATGAAAACAGCCTCAACGATCACTGCGGGAGTGGAGCCGCTGAACATAAGCATGGCAATAAAAGACAGGGCGACCAGCATAATGCCCATATAGATATTCGTCGACGCATGAAAGATACCTCGATCGAGCGGGTCGGACATTTTGCGGGCACGAATGCTGTATAAAGCAGCAGTGATGCAGGAAATGACCAGCACTGCGAATAAGACATAGCGGATAATACCAAGCATGGTAGAAAGGCACTCCTTTGGTATGGACATGGTTACATGAATACTCGTATTGTATCATGAATCTATTCAGATGTGATGTACACTTTAGTTGCCGATATCCACCCAGATCTGCAGAACGCCTTCCATGACCAGCATGGTCCTGATTTTGATCTTGTAGTCTTTATCCCGGACGGTATATATTTTATCATCCAGCAGTGAGCGTGTGAGCTTACTGTCGGTATCGATATCAAATATGCTTCTACCCCGCAGTGCTGCTAGATCTTTACCCATCATCTGAACGATTTCTTTCTCAATGAGGGAATCAATCGGTTCGGATTTTTGTTCCGTTCGGATTTTAATTTCCCGGATGACCGTTGGCTGCTTGCTGTATTTCTTCAACGTCTTGATATCTTCTTCATATTGGAGAATTTGGACTTGCAGGTCTTTGTTATTTATCCATAACTTGTTGTAGCTGGCGTGGTATAACGAATTATAGACGACACTCCCGATGACCATACCGAGAATAAAGATCGAGGCGGCCTGATAAAAAGGACGGAAACGGCGGAACGGAGGCACCCTCATACATTAACTCCGGCTGGAGCAGACCCATTTGACCAGCTCACTGCCCATATGTGCCCCTAAGAATGCGAAGATCAGATACAAAATCTGTTTTATGGCGGGAGACAAATTTCCATCCAGCATATTGCTCTCAATAACACGCATGGGATCAATGGTTCCACCGACAGCGGCAGCAAGTGCCCAAATTTTGATGCGGCCCGCAATGTCAAGCATCGTTAAAGTCGGAGGCTGCATCGAGAGCACGGCGCCAACCCCTCCGACCATAGCCCCCCCAACCACGATGCCGAAAGCTATGAAAAAGTCCAGTATCGCTTTAGATAAAAAAATACTCATCCTTTTTGTCCCCTTTCTTGCCGGGAAGGCGGTGTTGACCGCCTGTCCAGATGCTCCTGATTTCATTCTATGGGCGGGTAGAGCCACATTATGATAAAATAAGAATAAGAATTTAAGGGGCGAAAGGAAGGCGAATGATGAGTACTTTCGTGCATTTGCATGTGCATAGCGAATACAGTCTGCTCGACGGAGCGGCGCGTATTGAAGACCTTGTACGGGAAGCGGCAGCGCTTGGCATGAAATCATTGGCGCTGACCGATCACGGGGTCATGTACGGCGCCGTTCCATTTTATAAATCATGCCAAAAGCATGGCATAAAGCCGATCATCGGATGTGAAGCTTATATTACAGCAGGATCGCGTAAGGAGCGGGGGAGTCGTAAAGACCAGCCTATCTATCACCTCATTCTGCTCGCAAAAAATGAAACCGGCTATCGGAACCTGATGAAGCTTTGCTCCATCGGCCATCTGGAAGGCTATCATTATAGACCTAGAATTGATATGGAGGCGCTCGCGTCTCATCATGAGGGAATTATATGCCTCAGTGCCTGTCTTGGCGGAGAAGTTCCACAGCATTTGCTGCACGGCAGGGAAGCAGAGGCCAAAGCTGCTGCGCTGCGTTATAAGGCTGTTTTCGGAGATGACTATTACCTGGAGCTGCAGGATCACGGATTGCCGGAGCAAAAACGAGTCAATCCCCAACTCATCGCCTTAAGCCGGGAATTAGGCATTCCACTGGCGGCAACAAATGACGTGCACTATTTGACGTCAGCCGATGCGGAAGTACAGGATGTGTTAATCTGTATCGGGACAGGCAAGACGGTGGAGGACGAAGACCGGCTCAGAATCCCGACCAGCCAGCTATATTTGAAGAGCGAAGACGAAATGAAACGGCTGTTCCCTCACGTGCTGGAAGCGGTGGATAACACGGCCGCTATTGCGGAACAGTGCAACCTTGAACTGGAGTTTGGCAGGTCTATTCTTCCGGAATACCGGCCTTTGCCAGAAGGGATGGATGCAGCTTCTTATTTACGGCAGCTGTGCGGTGCCGGTCTTCGTGAACGTTATGAAGGTACAGAGCGCTTCACATCGGCAGATAACCGAGCAGAGCTGGAGCGCCGGCTTGATTATGAGCTGAACATCATTGAGAGTATGGGCTTTAGCGATTATTTTCTTATCGTGTGGGATTTTATCGCATACGCTCACAAGCAGGGCATTGCCGTTGGACCCGGAAGGGGCTCTTCCGCCGGCAGTCTTGTTGCGTATACACTGTGCATAACGAATGTGGACCCAATAAAGTACAATCTGCTCTTTGAACGGTTTTTGAACCCGGAACGTGTCACGATGCCGGATATCGATATTGACTTCAGTGACGAACGACGGGACGAGGTTATTGATTATGTGGTTCATAAGTACGGGCGGGAGCATGTTGCCCAGATTATAACTTTTGGTACGATGGCTGCAAGGGCTGCGGTCAGGGATGTCGGACGTGCATTAAATGTGCCGTATGGAGATGTGGACAGAGCGGCTAAGCTGATTCCGAACCATTTGGGTATCAGCATATCACGAGCGTTGAAAGAAAGCCCTGGTCTGAAAGAACAGTACGATACCAAGCCCAAGGTTCGGGAGCTGCTCGATATGGCGCTCAAAGTGGAGGGGATGCCTCGTCATGCATCAACTCATGCGGCGGGCGTAGTCATATCCCGCGATCCGTTAACCGATGCGGTTCCGCTGCAGGAAGGCAGTGAGAAGACGGCGCTAACCCAGTATTCCATGGAGCATCTGGAAAGCATAGGCCTCCTGAAAATGGACTTTCTCGGGCTTCGGACCTTATCGATTATCGAGCGAACTATGCGCTGGATTGGTGAAGCGGCTCCGGATTTCGAGAAAGTGTCTGATGACGATCCGGGGACCTATCAAATGTTGGGACGCGGTGAAACGACAGGTGTATTTCAGCTGGAATCAGCGGGGATGCGCCGCGTATTGAAGGATTTAAAGCCATCGGCGTTTGAAGACATCGTGTCCGTTCTGGCACTGTACCGCCCCGGTCCGATGGAGTTTATACCGAAATACATTCAGGCCAAGCATGGCATGATTGAACCGGAATACCCGCACCCTGACCTGATCCCGATTCTGGGGGATACCTATGGAATTATTGTTTATCAGGAACAGATTATGCAGATCGCTTCGGCCATGGCGGGATTTTCGCTTGGTGAAGCCGATTTGCTGAGACGAGCGGTATCGAAAAAGAAACGGGAGGTATTAGACAGGGAGCGAGGCCATTTTGTGTCCGGCAGCTTGAAGCAGAATTACAACGAAGAGGATGCAAATCGGGTGTACGATATGATTGTACGCTTTGCGGACTACGGTTTTCCGCGGGCGCACGCAGCTGCTTATGGTGTACTGGCTTTTCAAACAGCTTATCTTAAGGCTCACTATCCGGTTCAATTTATGGCCTCTATGCTGACGGCTGTGATGGGCAGCCATCGGAAAGTGGCGGAGTACGTGCTTGAATCCCATCGTATGAACATTAATGTGATGCCGCCGGACGTGAATGAAAGCAGAGCTTTGTTTACACCGGTATCGGGCCGTTCCGGCTCCGATTCGGATGAAGACAACCTGGCGACTGAAGGACGAAACGGTGGGATTCGCTTCGGACTGGCGGCAATCAAAAATGTTGGGACTCAGGCTGTGGAAAATATCGTCCAGATCCGGGAAGACAAGCCGTTTGAAAGTCTGCTCGATTTCTGCCGCCGGGTTGATCTGCGTGTGTGCAATAAGCGGGTTATCGAATCGCTCATTCAGGCGGGTGCTTTTGATACGCTCCCAGGGCACCGGTCCCAGCTGATAGCTATGCTGGATGAAACCGTAGAAGCTGCCGTGAAGTGGCGGAAAGAACGCGAAGATTTGCAGATACAGCTGTTTGATTTTGTAGAAACGACAAATTGGGACATCGAATATCCGGATATTCCCCCGTATTCTGCGGGACAACAGTTGGAATTGGAACGCGAACTGCTCGGTATGTACCTGTCCGGACACCCGCTCGATGATTACGATCTTTTGCTTGAGAAATCGGGGGCAGACCGGTTGATGGATTTGACGGAAGCGCCGGACGATACGGTGGTTACGGTGGCGGGTATGGTTGTGTCACTGAAGACAATTACGACCAAACAGGGAAAAGCGATGGCTTTCATGGAATGGGAGGATCAGATCGAACGCTGTGAGGTGGTCCTGTTCCCGGAAGTATGGAAACGGAGCGCCCAACTGATTGAGAAGGGGGCACTTCTCGCCCTTCGCGCCAAGGTTCAGCAGCAGGATGAAGGATTTAAGCTGCTGGCTGAGGAGCTGGCTCCTCTAGAGGAAGAGCGGCTGATCCAGCTGATCCGCCGAGGCCGAATCCGTACGGCTTCCGCCGGAAAGAGCGCAGGAGGAACTGCTCCCCAAGGTGCTGGTTCAACTCGCCGGACAACGCCACAAACGTCAACATTAATAGTGTCTCCGACGGATAAACCGATTGTTCAGGATATGGTTTCCCGTACCGATGCGACGCCCCGTACTGCTAACGTTGAGATGAACGCTCGATCTGTAACTGCTGGACGGACGGATTCGGTGAAGCACGAACAGCGCGTCTTTGTGAAGATTACGCGGGAGGCGGAAGATCCGCAGCTATTGACCCGCTTAAAGGAGCTTCTGCAAGAGCACCCGGGACCCGTGGCAACCGTGCTATTTTATGAGCGGAGCCAGAAAGTGCTCGGTCTGAGTGACGCCTACCGGATTAAACCATCCCCTGCATTGTTTACCCGCATGGAGGACATGCTTGGAAAGGATACTGTTAAAGTTAAATAGACGTTACTCCCGTTAAATAAAATTCATGAACGTTTCATACCCCTCCCGCATACACATAGGACACTACAGGACAACAATATCCGGAATATCGTTACCGAGGCCTTTTTCCTATCCAAGGCGCAGCAGCGGTTGTTCCGGTTAACGCGCGGGGGGGATTAGTTATGTCAATGGAATTAGCAGAGGGTATGCTGAACCGAAGAGGCGTCAGTGTATCCTCCATTGCGGATATTGTCTATCGTTTGCAGAGAAAGTATCATCCGACCCTGACGATGGAGCAGTGTGAAGAGAGCGTGCGGGCAGTGCTTGGAAAGAGAGAAGTGCAGTATACACTGTTTACAGGAATTGCGCTGGATGAGCTGGCCGAGCAAAAGCTTCTTCCAGAGCCACTTCAATCGATCATGGAGAAGGATGAACCGCTGTACGGCGTGGATGAAACGATGGCTTTGGGGGTTACGAGTATTTACGGTATGATCGGACTGACCAGCTTCGGTTATTTGGATAAGGAAAAAATAGGAGTTATTGAAACATTGAACGAGAAGACGGACAGCATACATGTGTTTCTTGATGATCTTGTAGCAGGTATTGCCGCTGCCGCTTCTTCACGTATTGCCCATAACAATCCGCAAGCAACCCTTTACACTGTAGAAGGGGATTAATTTTTTTATGTTGCTATACCCCTTTAGATAAGGGGAAATGCTCTTTCTGCCCCCTTCCTCTTTTGTTGAGGTAAAAAGTGAAGTGTGTTATCATTATCCATTATATCGGCACAGGATATGCCTATGGCACGAGATTAGGGGGAACTGAAAGGCATGTGGACGGTAATCTATATCGCGCCAACCGCCAAAGTGGCGGAAATGATTAAAACCAAGCTTACGGAAGAAGGTTTTTTGGTTCAGAGCCGTCCTGTAAATCTTTCCAAACAACAATTTGAGATTTTGGTTCCCTCCGGAGAGCTTGAGGAAGTACAGGAAGTGTTGAATTCGATTTTGCACCCCTAGCTTAAGGGATACATAGCGAAGCTTGTTTATTGGAATCTAAGGAAGTATAAGTTTGACACTATACTTAACTTAGATTTCTCTGCGAAACGTAAGCTTTGCCTGTCAAAGACGGCGAAACCGTTTACGCTTGGAATATAAGTAAGTATAAATTTCATATTGTATACTTGGCTTATATTTCTCGCAGAAACGCCGCCGTCCTTTAAAAAGGACGCCGAAGGCGTTTCTTCTTGGATGTACAGATTTGCTAAGTTTGCGGCCATTCAAATTTGCGGCTGGAGAGGTGTAGTTGTGTTTAAAGATCTGTTTCAGAAAAAAAGAAAATATGCCACCATTCCTTCGGAACGTCTTGGACGGACAGGACAGCCAGAAGAAGGCGAACGTCCGAAACGGGAAATTCCTGAAGGCCTAATGAATAAGTGCAGCAAATGCGGCAGTATTCAATACAGTAAGGAACTTGAGAAAAATCTAAAAGTGTGCTCAGAGTGTGGTCACCATATGCGTTTGAACGCATGGGAGCGCATTGGCATGACGCTGGATGAGACAGGCTTTGAAGAATTTGACGCCGATATGATTTCCGTTGATCCTTTGCAATTTCCTGGTTATGCAGCCAAGTTGGAGCAGCAGAAGATGAAATCAGGCCTTCATGATGCGGTAATCACGGGTAAAGGTTTTATTAGTGAACAACCTGTTATCGTGGCAGTGATGAGTTTCGACTTCTTTACTGGAAGCATGGGATCGGTTGTTGGTGAGAAAATTACCCGGGCGATCGAGTCTGCAACGGATCAAGGGCTACCGCTCATTATTTTCTCTACTTCTGGTGGAGCTCGGATGCAGGAAAGTATTCTCAGCCTGATGCAGATGGCCAAGACGAGTGCAGCACTTTCGCGGTTCAACGAACGGGGTGGCCTCTTTATTTCGGTCATTACAGACCCGACAACAGGTGGTGTTTCAGCTAGCTTTGCATCACTTGGAGATATCAATATTGCTGAACCCGGTGCTGTGTTCGGCTTTGCCGGACGCATCGTTATCGAGCAGACGATACGTCAGAAGCTTCCGGATGATTTCCAGACCGCCGAGTTCAACTTGGCGCACGGTCAGCTGGATATGGTCGTTCATCGCAAGGATCTGCGTACGATGCTTGGAAGATTGTTGGAAATGCACACCTCGAAAGGGGGATTTTGATGTCAGGCGAACTTCCTTTTGAAATGCCGCTTGCAGAAATGCGTAAGAAGATTGAAGAACTAAAGCAGTTCGGACAGGAAAAAGGAATCGATTTTACGGATGAAATCGCTCGTTTGGAAGAACGCTATAGTCGTCTGGAAGAAGAGATCTATTCCTCCATTTCACCTTCACAAAAAATGCATCTGGCCCGACATCAGCAGAGGCCAACTTCGCTTGATCTTATTCAACTGATATTTACCGATTTCATCGAACTGCATGGAGACCGGCTGTACGGTGACGATCTGGCAGTTGTTGGCGGATTGGCTAAGTTGAATGGTATCCCGGTTACAGTTGTGGGCCAACAGCGGGGAAAGGATACGAAAGATAATATCGCCCGTTTCTTCGGAAGCGCGCATCCGGAAGGCTTCAGGAAGGCACTGCGGCTTATGCGGCAGGCTGAGAAGTTTAAGCGTCCTGTGATCACTTTTGTTGATACAAAGGGTGCTTATCCAGGTAATACAGCTGAAGAGAGAGGTCAATCCGAGGCGATTTCCAGTAACCTGAGGGAAATGTCGGCACTCGGAGTGCCTATTGTTTGTGTGGTCATCGGCGAAGGCGGTAGCGGCGGTGCTCTTGCGATGGCCGTAGGTAACCGTGTCCTGATGCTTGAGAATGCGATTTACTCGGCTATTTCACCGAACGGAGCAGCTTCTATCCTGTGGAAAGATGCATCGAAAGCCGACCAGGCTGCACAAGCGATGAAGATTACTGCAGAGGATCTGCTCGAGATGGAAGTCATTGAAGAGATTATCCCGGAACCGAAAGGTGGGGCGCACCGAGGGTATGAAGAGACGGCTTCAGCGATTCAGGATGCACTCGTCCGTCATCTGAAGGAACTGTCTATAATGGATCCTTGTGAGCTGAAAGAAGACCGTTATCGGAAGTTTCGCAAGATCGGCAGTTATGACTATGCAGTGTCCGAACAGACTGATAAGCTCGTTTGAAAGGACTTTCGATTATAGATATATGACAAAATTCCTATACAAACGAGAAGTTTTGTAGTAGATTTAGTTGTTGGAACAGAGATATAGAGAACCCTTGAAAAACGGAGGAAACCCAAATGCGTAAAACTAAAATTGTATGTACTATCGGTCCTTCCAGTGAATCGTTGGAAAACACTAAGAAGCTCATTATGGCCGGCATGAACGTTGCCCGTCTGAACTTCTCCCATGGCGATTTTGATGAGCATGGCAACCGGATCAAAACCATTCGCCAAGCTAGCCAGGAATTGAACAAAACGGTTGCTATCCTTTTGGATACGAAAGGACCAGAAATCCGTACCGGCAAATTGGAAGTGGAACCGGTGGAGCTTGTGCAGGATGAATACATCACACTTACTACCGAAGAAATCCTTGGTGACAAGAACCGTCTCTCCATTACTTACAAAGAACTGCCGGAAGATGTTCATGTGGGATCTACGATTTTGATCGATGATGGTTTGATCGGTCTTACAGTCGTGGAAGTTCAAGGCACTGAGATTAAATGCCGTATCGTTAATGGCGGAACAATCAAGAGTAAAAAAGGCGTAAACGTACCGGGTGTGAACATTTCCCTTCCAGGTATTACTGAAAAGGACGCCAACGATATTATTTTCGGGATCGAGCAGGGCATCGATTTTATCGCAGCTTCCTTCGTTCGTAAAGCCAGTGACGTACTGGAAATCCGCGAACTGTTGAAAAGCCACAACGCTGAGCATGTGCAGATCATCTCTAAAATCGAGAACCAACAGGGTGTGGATAACCTGGATGAAATCCTGGAAGTTTCCGACGGCCTGATGGTAGCCCGTGGTGACTTGGGTGTTGAAATCCCGGCTGAAGAAGTACCTCTTGCGCAAAAACGCATGATCGAAAAATGTAATATTGCAGGAAAACCAGTTATTACGGCAACACAAATGCTGGACTCCATGCAGCGTAACCCGCGCCCAACTCGTGCGGAAGCAAGTGACGTGGCGAATGCGATCTTTGATGGCACGGATGCAATCATGCTTTCAGGTGAAACAGCTGCAGGTAAATATCCAGTAGAATCTGTTCTGACTATGTCCCGTATTGCAGAAAAAGCGGAATCCGCTCTGAACTACCATGACCTGTTCTTGAAGCAACGTATTGCTCAGGACACAAGTATTACAGAAGCGATCAGCCAATCCGTTGCTATTTCCGCATTGGACTTGAACGCGAAAGCGATCATCTCTTCGACAGAATCCGGACAAACCGCACGTATGGTTTCCAAGTACCGTCCTAAGGCTCCTATCGTCGCTGTAACGACGCAGGAGAGAACAATGAGACGTCTAGCATTGTCTTGGGGTGTAACTCCGGTTAAAGGCGAAAGAGCTACGTCTACAGATGAGATGTTTGAATATGCCCTTCAAGGCGGACAAAAATCCGGGCTTGTAAAGGAAGGCGACCTGGTTGTTATTACAGCTGGTGTACCGCTTGGTAAATCCGGTTCTACAAACCTGATTAAAGTTAGTCAAATCCCTGCGCAGAACTAATCTTCTGCCTTGGGTTAGAATAGAGTCGTAAAAAGCAATGGACGAGCAATCGCCCATTGCTTTTTCTATAAATAACGGGGTGAACTTATGCCAAAAGTATCAGATGAACAGGTAAGTCGTTGGTTTACAACATCCTTTCGGGTACGCTATCAAGAAAGCGATCAAATGGGTGTGGTATATCACGCTAACTATTTGAACTGGTTTGAAATTGGAAGAACCGAGATGATTCGGCAGCTGGGATTTACGTACAGGGGAATGGAAGAGGAAGGCGTCCTTCTCCCTCTCGTGGATTTGGATATCCAGTACAAAAGTCCGGCACGATACGATGACCTTGTGACGGTGTTCACACGTATGACGGTTTTCTCGCCGCTTCGGATTCATTACGAGTATGAGGTGCGCCGACTGAATGATGAGGATCGGGGATTGCTGGATACTGTAGGACAGCAAGAAGCAGGAGAGCTTCCGGGAGATAAACTTGTGATCGGCGCAACGCGTCATGTATGGGTGAATAGAGACTGGAAACCAGCAAGACTGGATAAAAATGTTCCCAAGTTGTATGATGCTTTAAGAGGTTCTCTTTTGGGAGGAAAGGAGTAGTAAATCATGTGGAAGTGGATGCTGGCGGCCGTTATTTTTCTGCCTGCCATTGAAATATTCGGATTTTCTTTAGTAGCGGAGCGGGTCGGTGGCATGAATACGCTACTACTGACACTGCTTACCTCCGCCATCGGTGTTGCGATGATGAGATTTGAAGGGCGTAAGGCTATGGAGGATGCCAAACTGAAGATGAACTCGGGTATGGTGCCCGGATTATCGATGGCAGAAGGCCTCTGTATTTTTGCAGGGGGAATTTTACTGATTGTGCCTGGTTTTGTGACAGATATTGTTGGGTTTACATTGATTTTTCCTCTGACACGGCCTTTGTACCGATTCTTGCTGCTGAAGTGGATGAAGAAAAATATGAAGAATGGCAAAATTACGATTTTTCGGCGTTAACATTGGGAATTTTGCAGTTTTTAATTTTTACGAAGACCGGATCCCTGATTGTACAGGGGCCGGTCTTTTCCAATATATGCAATTTTGATATTATCAAATGGAAAAAATCAAGATTCGACAATGATAATTATCACGGTTATAATGGAATTGTAAGTGATTTCAAAAAATAGTTTATGATGTCGATAAAACAATTTGATATAGAGAATGACTCTGTCATTGTTCACATATCAGACATTATCCAGTATGATATGAGAAGGTTTTACGACTGATAACATGGCTATTGGCCTCTTCAAGGTTTTTTCTTTATTATTCGGCTTCATGAAAACATTTTCATGACGATCCAACGCAGTTTATCCCGAACAAAAAGGAGAGATGATGCATGACAGCTACCAAGGGTTTGGAAGGCATTGTAGCCACAACTTCCTCGATCAGCTCGATCTTTGATGGTGTTCTCACATATCGAGGCTATGACATTGATGACCTCGCAGAACATGCCAGTTTTGAGGAAGTGGCTTATTTGCTTTGGTTCGGAAAGCTTCCGAACGCACAAGAGTTACAATCGCTGCAACAGGATTTGAGCAATTACGCGGCTATTCCGGATAAACTGATACAACAAATCAAACTGTATCCGCAAGATGCGAATACGATGGCTGCTCTTCGATCCGCCGTATCTGCTCTCGCACTGTATGACGAAGCTGCAGACGATATGAGCCGTGAAGCAAATGAAAAGAAAGCGGTTCAACTTCAAGCTCAGTTGCCTACAATCATCGCGGCTATCGCACGAGTTCGTCAAGGCAAAGAGCCTGTAGCTCCGAAAGCTGGCGCATCTATTGCTGAGAATTTCCTTTACATGCTCAGAGGCGAGCAACCGGATGAAACCTCGATTAAAGCTCTGGACCAGGCCCTTGTGCTTCACGCCGATCATGAGCTGAACGCTTCAACGTTCGCATCCCGTGTAACCGTGGCTACGCTGTCCGATATTTACTCGGGTGTTACATCCGCTATCGGTGCGCTCAAAGGCCCGCTACATGGAGGAGCTAATGAAGCCGTTATGAAGATGCTGAACGAAGTTGGAACCCTCGATAAAGCAGAAGCCTATATTCAAGAGAAATTGGACAACCGCGAGAAAATCATGGGTTTCGGACACCGTGTATACAAAAACGGCGATCCACGTGCCAAGCATCTGCAAAAAATGTCTCGTGAACTCGGAAAGATGAAGGGTGACACAACCCTGTATGATATGTCAGTTCTGATTGAAGAGACAGTGACCGGCCAGAAGGGTCTGAAGCCCAATGTGGATTTTTACTCGGCATCGGTATATACGCAACTTGGTATCGAACATGAGCTATTCACCCCTATTTTTGCAATCAGCCGCGTTTCCGGATGGACAGCGCATATTCTGGAGCAGTACGACGGTAACCGGATTATCCGTCCGCGCGCAGAGTACACAGGATTAACGGATCAAAAATATGTGCCGGTTGAACTTCGCTAATTAACTATCAATCATGTACAATAGGGGCAGAGAAAACGCTTGAGCGGCACATTTGCCACAGGCAGCGGTATTCTTTGTGCCCTTTACCCGTGTTTTTTAACGGGAATTTTAGAGAAAGTA
Above is a window of Paenibacillus uliginis N3/975 DNA encoding:
- the pyk gene encoding pyruvate kinase, translated to MRKTKIVCTIGPSSESLENTKKLIMAGMNVARLNFSHGDFDEHGNRIKTIRQASQELNKTVAILLDTKGPEIRTGKLEVEPVELVQDEYITLTTEEILGDKNRLSITYKELPEDVHVGSTILIDDGLIGLTVVEVQGTEIKCRIVNGGTIKSKKGVNVPGVNISLPGITEKDANDIIFGIEQGIDFIAASFVRKASDVLEIRELLKSHNAEHVQIISKIENQQGVDNLDEILEVSDGLMVARGDLGVEIPAEEVPLAQKRMIEKCNIAGKPVITATQMLDSMQRNPRPTRAEASDVANAIFDGTDAIMLSGETAAGKYPVESVLTMSRIAEKAESALNYHDLFLKQRIAQDTSITEAISQSVAISALDLNAKAIISSTESGQTARMVSKYRPKAPIVAVTTQERTMRRLALSWGVTPVKGERATSTDEMFEYALQGGQKSGLVKEGDLVVITAGVPLGKSGSTNLIKVSQIPAQN
- a CDS encoding acyl-CoA thioesterase, which produces MPKVSDEQVSRWFTTSFRVRYQESDQMGVVYHANYLNWFEIGRTEMIRQLGFTYRGMEEEGVLLPLVDLDIQYKSPARYDDLVTVFTRMTVFSPLRIHYEYEVRRLNDEDRGLLDTVGQQEAGELPGDKLVIGATRHVWVNRDWKPARLDKNVPKLYDALRGSLLGGKE
- a CDS encoding FxsA family protein is translated as MWKWMLAAVIFLPAIEIFGFSLVAERVGGMNTLLLTLLTSAIGVAMMRFEGRKAMEDAKLKMNSGMVPGLSMAEGLCIFAGGILLIVPGFVTDIVGFTLIFPLTRPLYRFLLLKWMKKNMKNGKITIFRR
- the citZ gene encoding citrate synthase; amino-acid sequence: MTATKGLEGIVATTSSISSIFDGVLTYRGYDIDDLAEHASFEEVAYLLWFGKLPNAQELQSLQQDLSNYAAIPDKLIQQIKLYPQDANTMAALRSAVSALALYDEAADDMSREANEKKAVQLQAQLPTIIAAIARVRQGKEPVAPKAGASIAENFLYMLRGEQPDETSIKALDQALVLHADHELNASTFASRVTVATLSDIYSGVTSAIGALKGPLHGGANEAVMKMLNEVGTLDKAEAYIQEKLDNREKIMGFGHRVYKNGDPRAKHLQKMSRELGKMKGDTTLYDMSVLIEETVTGQKGLKPNVDFYSASVYTQLGIEHELFTPIFAISRVSGWTAHILEQYDGNRIIRPRAEYTGLTDQKYVPVELR